TGGGAGCTAAAACTCGAGAATGGTTTCGCGGCGATACAGAATGCGATTTTTACCCACCTTATTACCAGCCGATATGCAGTACCCCTCATGTTAGAAAACAAGGGCAGCATCATATTCGAGATCACGGACGGCGATGGCTTCTTTTATCGCGGTAACCTGATTTATGACTTCATTAAGACGTCCATAATCAGAGTGGCATTTGGCATGGCACAAGAGCTGCGGCCGCACGGTGTTACGGCACTCTCCGTTACTCCGGGATTTCTACGCTCAGAAGCTATGCTGGAATTATTCGGTGTTACAGAGGATAACTGGCAGGATGGAGCGAAGAAAGATAAGAACTTTATCTCCTCAGAAACACCTTACTATGTTGGTAGGGGAGTGGCAGCCTTAGCCAGTGATCCTGATGTGTTCTGCAAGACAGGCCGTGTGTTCAGTTCATGGGTGTTAGCCCGCGAATACGGATTAGTAGACATTGATGGCAGGCAACCGCTTTGGGATGAACATGTAGAGAAGGAGGCGAAAGCTTACCGCTACAAAAAGCTTGATGACGCGTTCTACGACTATTGGAAATTCGAAGGCGGCAACAAAGTGCTGGGATTAGAATGGACCGACGAGGAGCAGAAAGCGTAAAGCAGCTAAAGCGTGGGAAAAAGCCTGAATCTGTCTGACATAAACGGGCGGTATGAAGGTTTTTTTAATGATTGAACAGCCGGCGCTATCAAGTACGTATAAAGGGTTGTTCATCAGAGATGAATTAGGGGCGCAAGGGGCTTGTTGAACGACTGCTGCGCTATCAGG
This genomic interval from Chitinophaga horti contains the following:
- a CDS encoding SDR family oxidoreductase; the protein is MKKLTGKIAVVAGATRGAGRGIACMLGEAGATVYCTGRSSRKNPPTPERPETIEETAEMVTAYGGIGIPVQVDHSDEEQVQQLFELIRTQHGKIDILVNDIWGGDVLIEFGKPFWELKLENGFAAIQNAIFTHLITSRYAVPLMLENKGSIIFEITDGDGFFYRGNLIYDFIKTSIIRVAFGMAQELRPHGVTALSVTPGFLRSEAMLELFGVTEDNWQDGAKKDKNFISSETPYYVGRGVAALASDPDVFCKTGRVFSSWVLAREYGLVDIDGRQPLWDEHVEKEAKAYRYKKLDDAFYDYWKFEGGNKVLGLEWTDEEQKA